A region of the Herpetosiphon gulosus genome:
CATTTCCGCAAACGTGATCACAGATTGCCGATCGGCGGGCGATAGTTGTGCCAAAGGTGCAAGGAAGGTATGTAACTCAGGAACCGCCGTCATGAGGAGTTGGACGCGCCGTGAGTCGTCGAGCGGCGTTGTGGTATCAAGGTCGAAACCACAGGCTTCCAGCAAGCGCCGCAGGGGAAGTTTTAGGGCCTTCGATAGCGCCGCCATGGTTTTGAGTTCGGGGATGTAGGCGGCATCGTTCATAATACGCGACAGGGTTGGTTCGCTGACTCCCGATTCTGCGGCAAGCGTGTTGCGTCGCCAGCCGCGTTGCTGCAATTCGGTGTCAAGGATGATGGACAGGCCGAGCATTGATTGATCTCCCCATAGTGAATGACGGCATAGCTGAGCGCGGAAACCCAGCTCGCCCCAAAAAAGTGCAGCGAACGGGTGTGCTGATGGAAATGTGTTTACTGCGATGCGTGTAGTTGTATTCTTCGTTCGGAATGCGCGAGAATGGCGAGTCGATCATCCAGTGTAAGCTGGGTCAAGAGGGGCAGAAACAGCTGGATTTCAGGGATGACCGTGCTCATCTGCTGCACACGCTGTGCTTCGTCAATCTGGGCTGCGGCATCAATGTCAATGCCACAGGCCGCAACGAGTTCTCGCATGGGAATGCCCAAGACAATCGACAAGGCATTGATAGTGGTGAGCGAGGGCAGTGCGGTCGGATCATTACGGATGGATGAGATGATTGATTCGTTGCGGCCTGTAGCTTTGGCAAGCCTACGGTCGTCCCAGCCACGTTTCTGCAATTCTTCGTTAAGAAGGGTCGATAATCTAGGCATTAAACAGTCTCCATAAAAACACCGATACCACGAGAGCATAGCGGGAGTGTACAAGAAAATGAACAATGAGACAATTCGCTGAAACACGGAGGACAAAGATTTATGAAAATTCTAACACTATGGATGCTGAATCATAATTCCAGTATCTTGAAAGATACTGGAATTATGACGTAAAAAGGGAGATTTTCAAGGACTGACTTGGTTGAAAAGTTGGCCCTTGATTACCACATTATCCTCTGCTATACTCATCCTCGATGATCCGTTGCGCTCCACACCTTTGCCAGATACTTCGGCTGCGTGATCAACCACATTGGCCCACACCGCATGGAACAAACATCATTCTCATTGCGCTCGTTGTACAACAATAAATTATGTCAATTGAGGTATTTCATGGATGACCCTACGCTGCTCCCTCCTATTAATGCTCCTGCCAGTCCGATAGTGGCCGATCATCGCACCGCCTTAACGCTCCGTGGCATCCAAGCGGATACCGCTGCGCAATCGGTAATGATTGCCGAGTATCGTAGTCGGCTTGCCCCGAAAACGCGCCGTCGCCACGAAGTCGATTTGCAAGGCTTTGCGGATTTCTTGGCCACCGTGCAGGTAGTGATTCCGGTGGACGAGCAGGAAGTCTCCGTGTTGGCCCACGACCCAGCGGCATGGGATGGTATCACCGCTGGTTTAATCAGTGCCTTTCGCACGTGGATGCTCACCGAAGGCTATGCGATTGGCACGATCAACATTCGCTTGGCCACGGTGCGCACCTATGCGCGGCTGGCTCACCTCGCGGGCGTGATTCCCGCCGATGCCTATAGTCGCATTCGTGCGATCACCGGCTATCGTCGCAGTGAAGGCGATAATCTCGATCAGCAGCGCGTGGCCACGGCGCAAGCCACCCGCATTGCCACGAAAAAGGCCACCGCCAACATTCTTGAGACCCCGCAAATTATTGAACTGAAGCAATCTCCATGGCGTAATCCAACGGCTCGCTCCGAGGCGGTTGTTGCCCGTGATGCCCTGCTCGTCTGCCTCTTGATTGACTTGGGCTTGCGTTGTGGCGAAGTCGCGCTGCTCCGCTGGGACTCACTGCGCAACGGCCTCTTGACCGTTGCGCGACCAAAAGTGAAGATCGTGCAGCGTCATCGCTTGCTCGGCGATGTTGGGACGATGCTCGCCCGCTATCAAGCCATCATTCCCGCTCCGACTGATCCAGCTCAGCCGCTGATTGCGAGCTTTACTCAGAATGGTGTATTTACCCACTTTGGCGTGTCCGAGCGGGCAATCAGCAAGCGGATTCAGCAGCTGGGGGTGCTGATCGGGATTGCAAACCTCTCGCCACACGACTTGCGCCACTCGTGGGCCACCCGCCTTGCCCAGTTGCAGGTGCCGATTCAGGCGTTGCGCGATGCGGGGGGCTGGTCGAATTTTGCTACGCCTGGGCGTTATGTGGCCCAGCAAGCGATTGCCAATGATCGCATTCCCTTGGCCAACGATCTGGTGGCTGATAGCGAATCTTGATGTATTGATCACACTTTACATGAACTGTCCATGTTGCTACAATCATACTAGCTTTGCCCCACGCATAAACGCAGTCTTTTTATATACCTTTAGCCATCTCATTAAGCTATATAACAAGGAATTAATATGAAAAATTTTAATTGTTTAGGATGGTGGTGGATTCCAAGTCAAGAAGAAAACAAAGTTGCTGGTGAATTGAGATTTTTAGCTGAAAAGGGATTCTTTCTTGATTTAGTAGGTTCTTTTGAAAATGGTATAGATCCTATATTTACACGTGGCCATGTAACCTACTACCCTGTTATATTCGGTATTACAACAGAAGGAAAGCAGATAACACTTGTTCATTGTAATGTACGAAAACTACGAATTTCATCAGGAGTAGAAAATATTCAGCTATTACGAGTTAACTATGCTTATAAGAACATACATATTATAAATCCTGATGAGTATACTTTTCAAAAAGTAACTCTCAGATTTAGAAATTTAAATCAATGGGCAATATTAAAGGGTTTTATTTTAAAAATTTCTACTGAAAATCAAAAATTCAATAAATATGAAGCCTTATATGAAAATATAAATAATATTGATATAGAATTAGATAATATAAAAATGTCATTTGTATATGGAATAAATTATAAAATCCCATATAAAGGATTTATTCAAAAAATAAATGCTGAAGAAGATGTATTAATATCCATTAAATTAAGTAATGATGAAAATTTTTATAGTATAATTAATAATTATATCAATCCAATTCAGGACTTAATAACTTTTGCGTCATGCAATGCAATATCCATTGAGAGTATAAATTTATTTTCTGATAAACATAAAAGAATTTTAAAACCAATGATTAATAGTTATATGGAAAATAATGAGATTGATTTAGAAGAAGAAGATTATTTATTACCTATAAATATTATGTTTAAGCAGAGATATATAGATAACTCTGATATTGGTGATGTAATTGATAAATACCTTTTTTCTCTTGATGATATAAAAGATGATTATAGTAATATTATACGTAGATGGTTCTTGATAAATAATGAGCTAGCGGCATGTATTCAATTACTATTAAGAAATAGATATATGAGACTAGAAGATTATTTAATTAATTTTATAAATATTACGCAAATGCTAGAGATATATCATAGGATACGTATTGGCGGGGGAGCAATCCCAAATAATATTTTTAGAAAACATGTTAGAAGTATCGTACAAATGCTTCGGCCCAATAAGGGAAAATGGGTGAAAGAAAGACTTAAGAATTCAAATAATCCAACATTGAAAAAAAGAATTGAAGATTTATTACACAAAAATTCGTATATAATGTCTGATTTAATCGAAGATTTTGATATTTTCAGTCAAAAAGTCGCAAAAAATCGCAATTATTATACACATTATAGTAAACAGGATAATACTATTTGGAATAGCACTGAATTATCAGTTGTTTGTGATATAACGACAATATTATCTTATAGTTGCATACTTGAGGAACTAGGGATAAATACTGAACAAAGATTGAAAATGTTAAGAAAACATTCTTCTTATGAAAATGCTAAAAGAAATATTCATATGTTAGATTAGACACTATGTGATGTTTAGTCCAAAAAACTAGTTAAAATATTTAGAGACATTCTACTATGGATCGATGAGCATGTTACGTAGCATCGGAAACGGCGAGTTTGGCGATCGATAGCGATTGGTTGCTAATTGCCAATGCCATGCGGCCGCAATTTGCTGGCGGAGGGCATTAATATACTGATTGGCCTGGGCGTGCTGTACCCCCTGAAACCAGACGGATGGCTGTGCAAGCGTCTCAAACTTGGCAATCCACTGATTAATCATCGTCACTGCGCGATGGACGGCCTGCTCAAACGAGAGCTGCTCAGCATCCATCAAAATACGCACGAGATTAAAGCGTGAGTCGAGGTGCAGCACTTCTTTTTCATAGGAAAACAGGTCATTGAGCAGCGCGCCAATGAGGGCCGTGAGTTCCGTCGCGCGTTGCATTGCGGGATGCGTATAGACTGCGCGCGAGACAGACTGGCCCAAGGCAAATTCAATCAGGATCATGGTCGGATACATGCCTGAATCATGGAGCCGTGTTGCGATATACATGTCCGTTGTTGTGGTTGTCTGAAGAAAGGTTCGGTTGGGAATTTGGGTCGCCTGCAGATGCGTTATCAAGGACTCGGCAAGGCGCTGGCGGTAATCACGAGTGCTCAGGTCGCGGAACTGGCGGTAGGCCTCATACCAGATTGGATAGAGGTGGTGACCATCGGTGGGGAGCATGCCATCGACGAACAACCCCACACAATGGGCATAGGTGGCCGGACTCGGCAGATGGATGGGCACGCGGTGCTGATTGCGATCATAGCTATCATCAATATAAAAGAGAATCGCGTTCAGCAGATCAATGGCCTGCAGGCGTTCGAGACTGGCAGTGGGAAAGAGATACGACGACATGGTGATGTATGGGAGGGCGATGCCATAGGCTTCGCAGAGGGCCGTGGTTGCCGCTCCTGACTGGGTTTGTGTCACTTTCCGCCCTATACTACACAAAAATCGTTAGCAATCGCGCTCAATAATCGTCGGCAATCGTGCCCAATGTGGCCGATCGTCGGCAATACTGCTCATCTGACGTGCATTGCACCCCCATGTC
Encoded here:
- a CDS encoding helix-turn-helix domain-containing protein, encoding MLGLSIILDTELQQRGWRRNTLAAESGVSEPTLSRIMNDAAYIPELKTMAALSKALKLPLRRLLEACGFDLDTTTPLDDSRRVQLLMTAVPELHTFLAPLAQLSPADRQSVITFAEMLAHKRSTTER
- a CDS encoding helix-turn-helix transcriptional regulator produces the protein MPRLSTLLNEELQKRGWDDRRLAKATGRNESIISSIRNDPTALPSLTTINALSIVLGIPMRELVAACGIDIDAAAQIDEAQRVQQMSTVIPEIQLFLPLLTQLTLDDRLAILAHSERRIQLHASQ
- a CDS encoding tyrosine-type recombinase/integrase; the encoded protein is MDDPTLLPPINAPASPIVADHRTALTLRGIQADTAAQSVMIAEYRSRLAPKTRRRHEVDLQGFADFLATVQVVIPVDEQEVSVLAHDPAAWDGITAGLISAFRTWMLTEGYAIGTINIRLATVRTYARLAHLAGVIPADAYSRIRAITGYRRSEGDNLDQQRVATAQATRIATKKATANILETPQIIELKQSPWRNPTARSEAVVARDALLVCLLIDLGLRCGEVALLRWDSLRNGLLTVARPKVKIVQRHRLLGDVGTMLARYQAIIPAPTDPAQPLIASFTQNGVFTHFGVSERAISKRIQQLGVLIGIANLSPHDLRHSWATRLAQLQVPIQALRDAGGWSNFATPGRYVAQQAIANDRIPLANDLVADSES
- a CDS encoding HEPN domain-containing protein, which translates into the protein MKNFNCLGWWWIPSQEENKVAGELRFLAEKGFFLDLVGSFENGIDPIFTRGHVTYYPVIFGITTEGKQITLVHCNVRKLRISSGVENIQLLRVNYAYKNIHIINPDEYTFQKVTLRFRNLNQWAILKGFILKISTENQKFNKYEALYENINNIDIELDNIKMSFVYGINYKIPYKGFIQKINAEEDVLISIKLSNDENFYSIINNYINPIQDLITFASCNAISIESINLFSDKHKRILKPMINSYMENNEIDLEEEDYLLPINIMFKQRYIDNSDIGDVIDKYLFSLDDIKDDYSNIIRRWFLINNELAACIQLLLRNRYMRLEDYLINFINITQMLEIYHRIRIGGGAIPNNIFRKHVRSIVQMLRPNKGKWVKERLKNSNNPTLKKRIEDLLHKNSYIMSDLIEDFDIFSQKVAKNRNYYTHYSKQDNTIWNSTELSVVCDITTILSYSCILEELGINTEQRLKMLRKHSSYENAKRNIHMLD
- a CDS encoding terpene synthase family protein — translated: MTQTQSGAATTALCEAYGIALPYITMSSYLFPTASLERLQAIDLLNAILFYIDDSYDRNQHRVPIHLPSPATYAHCVGLFVDGMLPTDGHHLYPIWYEAYRQFRDLSTRDYRQRLAESLITHLQATQIPNRTFLQTTTTTDMYIATRLHDSGMYPTMILIEFALGQSVSRAVYTHPAMQRATELTALIGALLNDLFSYEKEVLHLDSRFNLVRILMDAEQLSFEQAVHRAVTMINQWIAKFETLAQPSVWFQGVQHAQANQYINALRQQIAAAWHWQLATNRYRSPNSPFPMLRNMLIDP